The genomic interval ttactTCTAACATAATTCAACAGTAATAAGAGAGCAgcctctgtatgatttcaatgcCTTTACACCATGAAATTTCTGCACCTTGTTTTatatccctggatatgttccagtgccTCCtcgtttatagtctatgggaacttgaatagaatttgtatcctgctgttgtgtgaaaattgtgtaAATATTAACTATATTGAATTGGTatatagtgcttttcaggtctactatatccttttactttttgtctttttattctattaatttttaagaaataataattaattttttctattaatattgaaactccaactaaaaatcttatctacttaaaaaataattataatatatagtggaactatatgtaacctgttctgtattttccaagtctcctgtaaatgtgttatcatactttcctAAGTTAAAAAATAAGCCATTTTACGACTGACCGAGGTGGGGATGCCTCCTCCATACTGGGGGCTGGGACTGCGGGGGCCAGGGCGGAGGAGGCCAGGGCTCAGAGGCTGGTCCTGCTGTCCGCCTGCCTTGTGTTCGAGTGCCCATCTGCTGGACAGAATGAGCCAAGGGGATAgcagatttatttcattttaagagGATCAACGTCCGAGTGACCACCATGGATGTGGAGCTGGAGTTCGCCATCCAGCCAAACACCACAGGAAAGCAGCTTTTTGATCAGGTGGTTAAGACCATCGGCCTTAGGGGAGTGTGGTACTTTGGCCTCCAGTATGTGGATAACAAAGGATTTCCTACGTGGTTGAAACTTGATAAAAAGGTGTCCGCCCAAGAGGTCAGGAAGGAGAACCCGCTGCAGTTCAAGTTCCGGGCCAAGTTCTACCCCGAGGACATGGCCGAGGAGCTCATCCAGGACATCACGCAGAAGCTCTTCTTCCTGCAAGTGAAGGAGGGCATCCTCAGCAACGAGATCTACTGCCCGCCCGAGACCGCTGTGCTCCTGGGCTCCTACGCCGTGCAGGCCAAGTTCGGCGACTACAACAAGGAGCTGCACAAGGCCGGCTACCTCGGCTCCGAGCGGCTCATCCCGCAGAGAGTCATGGACCAGCACAAGCTCACCAGGGACCAGTGGGAGGACCGGATCCAGTTGTGGCACGCCGAGCACCGCGGGATGCTCAAAGACAGTGCCATGCTGGAATACCTGAAGATCACCCAGGACCTGGAAATGTACGGGATCAACTATTTTgagataaaaaataagaaaggaacaGACCTTTGGCTCGGCGTTGATGCCCTTGGACTAAATATCTATGAGAAAGATGATAAGTTGACCCCAAAGATTGGCTTCCCATGGAGCGAGATCAGGAACATCTCTTTCAATGACAAGAAGTTTGTCATCAAGCCCATCGACAAGAAGGCTCCTGACTTCGTGTTCTACGCGCCCCGCCTGCGGATCAACATGCGGATCCTGCAGCTCTGCATGGGGAACCACGAGCTGTACATGCGCCGCCGGAAGCCCGACACCATTGAGGTGCAGCAGATGAAGGCCCAGGCCCGGGAGGAGAAGCACCAGAAGCAGCTGGAGAGGCAGCAGTTGGAAACcgaaaagaagaggagagaaaccgtggagagagaaaaagagcagaTAATGCGTGAGAAGGAGGAACTGATGCTCAGGCTTCAGGACTACAAGGAAAAAACTAGGAAGGCGGAGAAAGAGCTCTCCGACCAGATCCAGAGAGCCCTGaagctggaggaggagaggaagcggGCCCAGGAAGAGGCGGGGCGCCTGGAGGCTGACCGCCTGGCCGCGCTGCGCGCCAAGGAGGAGCTAGAGAAGCAGGAAGCCGACCAGATCAAGAGCCAGGAGCAGCTGGCCACGGAGCTCGCCGAGTACACGGCCAAGATCGCCCTCCTGGAGGAGGCGCGGCGGCGCAAGGAGAACGAGGTGGAAGAGTGGCAGCTCCGGGCCAAGGAAGCCCAGGATGACCTGGTGAAGACCCGGGAGGAGCTGCACCTGGTGATGAccgcgcccccgccgccgccggcctACGAGCCGGTGAACTACCACGTGCACGAGGGCCCGCAGGAGGAGGGCACGGAGCTGAGCGCCGAGCTGTCCAGCGAGGGCATCCTGGACGACCGCAACGAGGAGAAGCGCATCACCGAGGCTGAGAAGAACGAGCGCGTGCAGCGGCAGCTGATGACTCTGACCAGTGAGCTGTCCCAGGCCAGAGACGAGAACAAGCGGACCCACAACGACGTCATCCACAACGAGAACATGAGGCAAGGCCGGGACAAGTACAAGACGCTGCGGCAGATCCGGCAAGGCAACACCAAGCAGCGCATCGACGAGTTCGAGGCCATGTGAGGGGCCGGGCCTCGGCTCCACCCCGCGCCGCCCCCGGCCTTGCAGCCGCCACCCTCTCCCGGCTCCTGGTCCTTTACCAAGAGAGCAGTTACTTCAGTGGGAGTGTTCTGGGGCTGGGACCGGCGGCAGTTTCCCtggtttattttttccaattgTATCATAGTGCCAAACAGGCctgattcttatttttatttttattgaatcacttcctgtttttttttttttttttttgcttggagCAGGACGAAATCAATTAAGGAAAGATGCCTGTAAAGTCTGAAATGACTAACTCCTCCATGCTGGCATGTGTGATACAGATTCAGTATAATTAAAACCACATCGTGGCTTATATTCTGTGCCATACTTTTTTTCTATCTGAAATTAGCTGAAATTGATTTTCTTCTTGATTTCTATGAAGGATCCTCCTctgtatatttgttttttgaaGGGTGAAAAGTTTGACGCAATCCCTTACGCACGCACaccatttccttcctccaggccttcagttcagttgacGAAATCCTGTGATCATTTGATTCCTCAGGATAAACAATGCGGGATACTGT from Dama dama isolate Ldn47 chromosome 20, ASM3311817v1, whole genome shotgun sequence carries:
- the LOC133041681 gene encoding ezrin-like — encoded protein: MDVELEFAIQPNTTGKQLFDQVVKTIGLRGVWYFGLQYVDNKGFPTWLKLDKKVSAQEVRKENPLQFKFRAKFYPEDMAEELIQDITQKLFFLQVKEGILSNEIYCPPETAVLLGSYAVQAKFGDYNKELHKAGYLGSERLIPQRVMDQHKLTRDQWEDRIQLWHAEHRGMLKDSAMLEYLKITQDLEMYGINYFEIKNKKGTDLWLGVDALGLNIYEKDDKLTPKIGFPWSEIRNISFNDKKFVIKPIDKKAPDFVFYAPRLRINMRILQLCMGNHELYMRRRKPDTIEVQQMKAQAREEKHQKQLERQQLETEKKRRETVEREKEQIMREKEELMLRLQDYKEKTRKAEKELSDQIQRALKLEEERKRAQEEAGRLEADRLAALRAKEELEKQEADQIKSQEQLATELAEYTAKIALLEEARRRKENEVEEWQLRAKEAQDDLVKTREELHLVMTAPPPPPAYEPVNYHVHEGPQEEGTELSAELSSEGILDDRNEEKRITEAEKNERVQRQLMTLTSELSQARDENKRTHNDVIHNENMRQGRDKYKTLRQIRQGNTKQRIDEFEAM